ttgaattggctgatggattgaattggtaaaatgttggatgttggctgcttaattgtcatattttggataattgtttaattcggttgggcagccaagtgagggggagtttttcaaaatttttttatgattcactaagcaagggggagttcttgtctattgagaaagggggagtttttattgcaatcatcaaatctcatttcaaacctttgttttgtcatcatcaaaaagggggataatgttattcttggttttgatgatcacaaaggtcTTTGAAATGTTTGtttaactctcttcaaatataagtgttttttgcctatcaaagaatcaggtacgaatatgtcaagaaatgaaaatcaactaaaagaataagcaaaaataggacactcatgtcggacgtcctaaggaattggtcggacgtccgaaaggatgaagatcattaagaagaagattctgtcggacgctcgtgaggaagcatcggacgtccggatggatcggacgtactcctcggacgcacatcgaacgtgtcggacgtcctaaaaattccacaaaatgttgatgactctctgccaagactctgtcggacgctcgtaaggaagcatcggacgtcctgaaggatcggacgcatgcttcggacgcacatcaatctcatcggacgtcctaaaaattccacgaagatttgataactctctggacgacgttcggacacagaagctcggacgataaaataccatcggacgtccgaacaacaacttgactgattttcggacgatgggatcggacgatgactaagacgtcggacgtccgacagctccaacggctagctgactcttcatctgccttctatccgttggaagtattaatgaagctcatttttggctccctttaaatacaaacgattctgattcagaaaaggacttttgcacactttgtttacaagatctcaagagatattttagctagaaaatagtctccaaagcaagatttgttctccaagtggtgtgaatttcttgtgagcttttctcttgtggttgaaagtttcattagtgtagctttgttaagggttatctgagtgattgtaaaacttcttagcttgactaagtgaggcttagggcaaggaggaagtgctccctccattgtacatctagttgatcatctttcatcaaagagaagttgctcaacctagtgattggtcttcaagtttgaggaaagcttggtagacaatcggtttgatattctatcttattctttttgtttaataaaattctcattgcttatctatacttgttttttcgaatcaatattgctctcttcttctaatctacttgattgattattactagaaaagaaggtaaatttttattaagcaaaaattgcataaatttgattaagattttaatcaacctaattcacccccctcttaggttgtctttgggccttacagtgATGATGAGATAACTACTTGCAACTCTCAACCTGTTAGTGatgatgaatctgatgatgatgttgagTCTTTCATTGAGAGATTGCataatagtttgaaagaatcttatgctagaaacaaggaactaaaacagaaaattagtgtTTTGcttcaagacaatgcaaatctttttcgacaaaacaaaatgctgaaagctgaaaatgactaCTTAAAAAAGGATGAGAATGTTCTACTTTTTGAGcttgataaaaaaataaagctgTGTGAGTTGttaaaaaaggaacaaggtgaattgaaaaaaaaatggatggtctaaatgaattgcttaaacacaagaaacaagactattttcaaaagaatgaaTCAAAACCTCACTTTGACATTCATAAGAAAATGTTGAATTCTAATGTAAACGAATTTAACGTCTATAAAAGAAGGTAAATCAGATTTGTTAAACCTGTCTTTGTAAGCAATTCGCTAACTATGTGTAGCTTTTGTTGCCAAGTTGGTCACATGAAGAATAATTTCTAtgtaagaaagaatatgagaaatggcatgaaatgcatgtagatagttagacataatgctaactTTCAAGAACCCAAAAAGTAAATAGGTACCAAATATCATCTTGTGAACTCTTGTGTGGGTGAGATTGGTAAATATCATTAAGCAATCTaaatggttcatagatagtggatgctcaagTCGTATGACcagtgatccatcacaattcatcaaattcaaatcaaaatcaagtgaaaaagtaacatttggagatgataacaaatcCAAAACAGTTGGAGTtggagatgttggtaagaatggtcaaacttttgttcacaatattcttcTAGTTGATAATTTGAGTTATAATTGGTTGAGTATTAGTAATTGTGTGATAAAAATATGTTTGTGCTATTCAAAAAGCATGAATAtcttgttcttgactcaaaatTCAACATTATCTTCAAGGAAAAAAGAGTGAATGACATTTATGTAGttattcttgaaaatgttgattctTCTAACCTTAAGTGTCTTAAAgttgcaaatgaagacccttggttgtggcatagaaggttttgttatttcaatatgaatttgttaaaagaaatttccaaaaaggaacttgttagagatttaccaaaaattaattttgaaaaggacaaaatttgtgatgcttgtcaatttgaaaaacaagtaaaagtttCCTTCAAACCTAAGAattgtgtttctacttcaaaatcGTTGGAttttttacatcttgatttattcGGTCCTACACAAATTACTAGCTTGGAtagtaaaaaatattatttggttattgttgatgattattttaAATGCatttgggtgatatttcttgctcacaagaatgatgctttcaaaaattttgtttcattatttgcaaaagttcaaaatctgattggaTTGAAAATTATCAAGATTAGAAGTGACAATGACTCagaattcaaattttgtgattttccGAAATTCTGTGATAACAATGAAATCACACATAAATTTTCAATTATTAGAactcctcaacaaaatggtgttgttgaaagaaaaaatagaactcttcaagaaaCCGGGAACTCCAATGGTGAAGCTTTGCTCTCACGGAGGCAATAACTCCATCAAATAAGACAGTTTTGCTACGGCCAAGAGAAAGCGGGACTCCCAAATATTTGACAGGCCAAGGCTGACCTTGAAACCCCGTTTCTTGCTGAATTAATTGGATAATCTCCGAAGAGAGCTTCGACGAACACAGAAAGCGACTCTTAGAGAGATTAATTTTTTGGCCAGAGAGAGCTTGATAGTCGTGTAGACAGGACGAAACCGCCTGTAAGCATTCAGTCGATGCCCGGGTGAAAATAATCACGTCATCGGCAAACGCAAGAAACGGGACCATCCCTCCCTTAGACAAAAATCTAAACGCTGGATTGCTAGAAAACAGCCGCTGAAGACCCCTTCCAAGAAATTCCgagacaaaaaggaaaagagtggACGATAACGGATCCCCCTGGCGAACCCCTCTAGTCGACTTGAAAAAGCCGGTGAGCTCCCCATTAACCAGGACAGAAAACCAGACGTTGGATACTAACCGAAAAACCAGGTCCACTACCCCTTCTTTAAAACCAAATTCTCGCAGCATATATAACAAAAACCCCCAGTCCACCCTGTCATACGCCTTCTCCATATCCAACTTCAAGATTACATTAGGGTGACGCAGCTTTTTGTCCAAATCCAGAATCAATTCCTGAGCTAGCAAAACATTATCTTGTATTCCCCTGCCCGGAATAAAACCAGTCTGAAACTCTAAAATCAACCTAGGAAGGAGCTGGTTGATACGGGTGGACAAAACCTTAGAAATGATCTTGGCACTAACATTAGCTAAACTAATTGGTCGGAAATCTTTCCACTCACATGCGCCTTCCCTCTTGGGGAGTAAAATGATCGTCGTACTGGAAAATCCGCGAGGCATTGTGGCACCAGCAAAAAAATCCTGCACCCCGTCCATGAAGTCGTCTCTTATACACTCCCAACAACTTTGATAAAAACCCCCGCCAAACCCATCAGGCCCCGCAGCGCTCTGAGGGTCCATTGAGCACACAACAGTATAAACCTCATCCACCGATGGAGATTTCAGCAGCATGTCATTCTCTTCTGGCGTAAGCTTAGGCAGCTCAAGTGAAGGCCTGCTCCCTGAACTAACATCGCGGTCGGCTGTGAACAAAGAGGAGAAAAAATCAGACGCTGACAGTTTAATATCCTCGATATCATCAAGCCAACTGTCCCCGGTGCCCCTAATCCGTGCAATAAAATTAGAGCTGCGTTTCTGCTTAACCGTTGCATGGAAAAAAGAGGTATTCACGTCGCCCTCTTTGATCCATTTGATCGCTGCCTTCTGTCTCCAGAATTCACATTCTAAGGCTAACTCCCGAGAATGGAGTGCCCGAGCCTCATGTACTGCCGACCTAGACAACACGTCCCCATTTTGATCATACAACAATTCCTTGGCCAATAGATTATCCGCTGCCACTTTGACCCGTTGAGAGACATTCCCAAAAACATCCACATTCCATCCAGCTAAAACTCGCTTAACCACCTTCAActtattaaaaaatttctacATTCCAATTCCAGGAACAGGTTGAGCCCAAGCAGACGTAACTGTTTGTTGAAAAGTAGGATGACTCCGCCAAACATTAAGAAAGCGAAAGGACGACCGCCGCCTTGCCATGCTGCTCCCCTTAACCAGCAACGGACAATGATCAGATCGCCCTCGCTGAAGATGAGCAACTCGAGTCAGCTCAATAGAAGACAGCCAACCAGCATTAACAACCGCTCGATCAAGCCGCTGCCACATACGCCCATTAGTCCATGTGTAGGCAGACCCCTCAAACTGTACCGAAAATAGTCCACTCCGATTTAATGCAGAGTTAAATTCTTCCAGGTCACGAATATTCGGGGCTGAACCTCCAATCCTTTCCTCCACAGAAGAAATAACATTGTAATCCCCTACGGCCATCCATGGAAGTGTAACAGACGTTGAAAAATACTCCAGAGCCTCCCATAACTGTCGCCTACCAATTCTGTTACACCTCGCATAAACAGCCgaaataaaaatggaagaaccAGAGTGGAAAGACACATGCATATGGACCACCTGATCCGCAGCTTCTACAAAAGAATATCACGCATCTGAACACCAGAAAATCCAAATTTTGTTGTGCAAGAAGGACTGTGCAAAATCAAAACCCAAGAACAGCTGCACACTATCCAAATGGGAGACATTAGCTAATGGCTCCAATAGGATCAGTAAACGAATATCGTTTGATCTACAAGCGCTACGAATGTGCCTCAACGACTCCTTATTCGCAGCACCCCGAATGTTCCACACTATAAACTTAATCGGATCTAACATTATGAGACCGAAGGTTATAAGGAGCAGATGAAGGCTTACCGTCTCTTTTTCTGGTCTGCCTACCACGAGTCTTGTGACTTTGAACCAAATTTTGCAGCAATTGTGTGTCTGTATCATCCAGAAGAGCTCCAGGGACAACCGGGTCATCGCTTAACTTAGATGCTGCAATTCTGCTGGCCAGCCGAtccctaaaattttttaactcaTCCAAAGAGATACCTTTCAACCCTAACTGTCCCTCAGAGTTATAGCGCACTAGACGAGCATGACCTTCATGCCGTCGAGGAGAAAGGGAACAAGCCCGCTCGCGCTGCGGCATTGAAGGCACAGATTTAGTCAACAGAATATCATCTCGGCCGAAAGAAGGAATTGTGTCCGATAAAGCTTTCACCGGAGAAGAAGAAACCGGGGGAAAACAAGTCAGTACTGAGAGATCATTCTGTGTATTCGCCGCACCCCCCCGATATGAATAAGTTAGAACGGGATCCTGAGCATGAACAGTAGTCTGTGTAGGGTTACCCCTAACAGGATTAGACGAAGATGATGGGATAACAGTAATAGAGAAATCTGCAGTGGGATTACTGCTTTCGCGCACTTGTACCCTTGGGGCTGTCACAACCCCCGAATCCACCACAGGAGGAAATTCATCGACAGCCGGTCCTCCCTTCGGTTGAAAGACTTGCCTGCCTTGAGACGGAACTGATGGTCTAGCGCGTCGCACAGGCCGCAACTCCGGATGCTTCTGATGACAGGTACTTTCGACATGACCAATGGACGAGCAAAAACCGCAGTACGAAGGATATTCTTCATACTCAATCTTCTGCCAAAAACCCCACTGATCATCCCCTATCCAAATCCTGGATCTTGGAGAATTCAATACATCAACTTCCAACAATATTCGCGCTACAGACGGACGCTTCAGCGCAGCCGTAGCTTTATCCACCTTTAATGGTCGGCCCAGTAAGTTACCTAGCTTAAGCAGAAACTGCTTTTCAAAAAACGGCAATGGAAGACCTGGGAAATTGACCCAAACTGGTGCGATGGACGACTCTGCTCCCGGCTTAAAATCGATTGTCCATTTCGACAGGGACATATGAAATTTGCCGATGTACCAAGACTTTCGACACCAGAGTCTGGTGTAGTCCTCCTCCACGGAAGGTCGTAAGAGAATATGCTTGGAATCTAATAACCCTATCGGACACTCACCCTTCAGCCCCAAAGAAACAATAAATTTGCGAATAATCTCCATGGAAGGGCGACCAAATGCAAACCTGCCAACCAGTGCATTAGAATAAGGTGCCGCTATCTGTAACATATCTTGACGGGAGATCACCAACGAAGGCTCCCCCTTGTAAGTACTGAGATGGCCAATGCCAGAGGACGAAGAAGCCGGAGATTGAGCCAGAATGGAGGCAAACGTCTtcgaaaaactccccctttctcaatagacaagaactcccccttacttagtgaatcataaaaaaattttgaaaaactccccctcacttggctgcccaaccgaattaaacaattatccaaaatatgacaattaagcagccaacatccaacattttaccaattcaatccatcagccaattcaaatttgatcaaatcatcaatcaatcaatcatcaatcatcaatcaatccagtcctctccccctttttgtcatcacaaaagggcaatcaATCACATCCATCTCATCCACAAACATCATTcaaaaatacttaaacatccacacaatcatccataaaattcaTTACATCCACACaatcatcattcaaaatacttaaacatctaTCAAACGGtaccaaaagaaacataaacataatcgtaaccaaatgttgaattcatctacatatccattattgaacaccacaaacacatgaaataaacaaaatgcaaatgtcctaaatggtgaactatgtggatccaggtgttcttcgagagagctgatattgggagaggtcctcctcttcagtttcttcatcatctgcagcagcctcttcaactggtgccttgcctttatctgatgtggaagggccatgaggagtcacaggagttgatgaaccagggtctggaattgatgagcttggatcagtggggtgtggttctttgtcatgggaaacttcctcaaccacaggtgggggaaaaagaaggttctttttgtctaggaaggctgtttgttgctcagaggacatggtgagcattagaccatgttctagaagaagaacatgctgtttgagttcacgaaggaactcaatcacttcatcattggaggaggaagctgctttagtggcagacttcttgggatgaatgggagtgagtgaaacagatgaaggatcatgtgcagtcttagacctctgttcactagatgatgcccccttataagcccacagattatctttaaaaacaagatttttcctttcaaaatatcctttggtaaaggcat
The DNA window shown above is from Coffea arabica cultivar ET-39 chromosome 5e, Coffea Arabica ET-39 HiFi, whole genome shotgun sequence and carries:
- the LOC113743891 gene encoding uncharacterized protein → MLQIAAPYSNALVGRFAFGRPSMEIIRKFIVSLGLKGECPIGLLDSKHILLRPSVEEDYTRLWCRKSWYIGKFHMSLSKWTIDFKPGAESSIAPVWVNFPGLPLPFFEKQFLLKLGNLLGRPLKVDKATAALKRPSVARILLEVDVLNSPRSRIWIGDDQWGFWQKIEYEEYPSYCGFCSSIGHVESTCHQKHPELRPVRRARPSVPSQGRQVFQPKGGPAVDEFPPVVDSGVVTAPRVQVRESSNPTADFSITVIPSSSSNPVRGNPTQTTVHAQDPVLTYSYRGGAANTQNDLSVLTCFPPVSSSPVKALSDTIPSFGRDDILLTKSVPSMPQRERACSLSPRRHEGHARLVRYNSEGQLGLKGISLDELKNFRDRLASRIAASKLSDDPVVPGALLDDTDTQLLQNLVQSHKTRGRQTRKRDEAADQVVHMHVSFHSGSSIFISAVYARCNRIGRRQLWEALEYFSTSVTLPWMAVGDYNVISSVEERIGGSAPNIRDLEEFNSALNRSGLFSVQFEGSAYTWTNGRMWQRLDRAVVNAGWLSSIELTRVAHLQRGRSDHCPLLVKGSSMKFFNKLKVVKRVLAGWNVDVFGNVSQRVKVAADNLLAKELLYDQNGDVLSRSAVHEARALHSRELALECEFWRQKAAIKWIKEGDVNTSFFHATVKQKRSSNFIARIRGTGDSWLDDIEDIKLSASDFFSSLFTADRDVSSGSRPSLELPKLTPEENDMLLKSPSVDEVYTVVCSMDPQSAAGPDGFGGGFYQSCWECIRDDFMDGVQDFFAGATMPRGFSSTTIILLPKREGACEWKDFRPISLANVSAKIISKVLSTRINQLLPRLILEFQTGFIPGRGIQDNVLLAQELILDLDKKLRHPNVILKLDMEKAYDRVDWGFLLYMLREFGFKEGVVDLVFRLVSNVWFSVLVNGELTGFFKSTRGVRQGDPLSSTLFLFVSEFLGRGLQRLFSSNPAFRFLSKGGMVPFLAFADDVIIFTRASTECLQAVSSCLHDYQALSGQKINLSKSRFLCSSKLSSEIIQLIQQETGFQGQPWPVKYLGVPLSLGRSKTVLFDGVIASVTKPPKGVFIRLGKLFNAFLWDGKDGRRIHWSSWEKVCFPVEEGGLGFRSLLDLERAFAMKLWWTIRQKRSPWARFMHRKYIGEQHPGLASAAVGSATWKRVCLVRAITEDNIRWRLGEGFIDLWYDRWLFNEPLSSQVTGAPPHFLVAEFYTSTGWNTDRLLQLKDELIWAPSADGAFSVSSAWELVRQRRNTSLICHGIWCPLLPLKMSYLAWRVLSDFLPLDDKLRSRGMAMVSKCDCCGNAVESLNHIFLHGRLASAVWQHFFLACGIQWRSFSCVSSLLVVWFQSSSNGRLDHVRCVIPVVVLWFLWRSRNDARFGNLHPVHSKVIFEANGWLVAKGAACMLNKVQLEGDMNTYFARFFLVKPAKSFCLKAISWMKPPRGSFKLNTDASVINGLAKGGGVVRDSEGKMIGAFYKEIGEYEVVYAEGLALCSGLQWCMGAGLSGILVEVDSLVLVRLVQNRSVGKWPLCSVLSQIRLLLGKVKGSITHIHREANAVADSLAALSRESPYVTFQSVQQLPSRVRSLINLDAIGVQEGLKELIIHDQNNVPQEELSKEDDPQDNQALEENDNHDDVPRDLPKA